The Anabaena sp. WA102 genome contains a region encoding:
- a CDS encoding two-partner secretion domain-containing protein — translation MRLNYLPYWVVGCLPLCLLAVTNPTRAQIIPDQTLSVNSAVTSQGNTKVINGGTVAGSNLFHSFQEFSVGTGESAYFNNSLNIQNIVTRVTGKSISNIDGLLKADGNANLFLLNPNGIIFGRNSTLDIGGSFVVSTANSLKFTDGGEFSAINPQSTSLLSITMPLGLQFPGMPASIINRSANLQVSSGKTIALVGGDISLESGKLAASQGRVELGSVSGESLVSLHPTANGWSLGYDGINNFGNIQLLTESKVSADNGGDISIRANDLTVTNGSAISANTSTTANGGQVTIQANKVEVSGASANGQIFSTIAATSTGSGNSGNIEITTNRLITKEGGDVSVKTVDSGKGGNLTVNASESIELIGTVSIPNSTIFSRSGFFAATEGIGDGGNITINTPLLQVLDGARVSVSTRGAGKDGITGGKGGLLTVNAAMIDLSGTSADGRFISGLFALSGEERPNIKETDATGNGGNIKIETSQLNISNGAGLSAATLGVGKGGNITVQADTINITGASTISQKFSTLATDSHATGNSGDIKIDTKQLRVSDGADVSVTAFGAGRSGNLTVNATESIELIGASAIPNSTIFSRSGFFAATEGIGDGGNITINTPLLQVLDGARVSVSTRGAGKDGITGGKGGLLTVNAAMIDLSGTSADGRFISGLFALSGEERPNIKETDATGNGGNIKIETSQLNISNGAGLSAATLGVGKGGNITVQADTINIAGASTVSQKFSTLATDSRATGDSGDIKIDTKQLRVSDGADVSVTAFGAGRSGNLTVNATESIELIGASAIPNSTIFSRSGLFAATEGIKDGGSLTVNTSLLIVKDGARISVSTRGKGENGIPGGKGGNLIVNAKEIELSGIGKVQLLRNGQTETRTFPSGLFALSGEIRPNIADNEATGAGGNLEINTDLLTVRDGAEVSVTAKGAGIAGNLVTKANGIRLQDGSIIGATVQGSGANITLEVRDSLQLRGNSQISTTAGENGDGGNIKITADTLAILENSSISADAGRQGGNVQITTKGIFSLPNAITASSAQGAQFSGNVLINTPDIQPTQGLIAPPEKFLSPENQVASACASEKGQNRSQFIITGRGGLPPDPTEPLSSETVRVSSSKLSSDHNSITSVQLPQPATGWGVNHKGELILIANTANLPGQSSQIPSANCHVH, via the coding sequence ATGAGACTAAATTATTTACCATACTGGGTTGTTGGCTGTCTCCCTTTGTGCTTGCTTGCTGTCACAAACCCCACCAGAGCGCAAATCATTCCCGATCAAACTCTATCAGTTAATTCAGCGGTTACATCTCAAGGAAATACAAAAGTCATTAATGGGGGAACTGTTGCTGGCAGTAATTTATTTCACAGTTTTCAGGAATTTTCGGTTGGTACTGGTGAAAGCGCATATTTTAATAATTCTTTAAATATTCAAAATATAGTCACAAGAGTGACAGGTAAATCAATTTCTAATATTGATGGGTTACTCAAGGCTGATGGTAATGCTAATTTATTTTTACTCAATCCTAACGGAATTATTTTTGGTCGTAATTCTACTCTAGATATAGGCGGTTCTTTTGTAGTAAGTACAGCTAATAGTCTCAAATTTACTGACGGTGGTGAATTTAGTGCTATTAATCCTCAAAGTACATCTCTATTGAGTATAACCATGCCTTTGGGATTGCAATTTCCCGGAATGCCTGCAAGCATTATTAATCGTTCTGCTAATCTGCAAGTATCATCTGGAAAAACCATCGCTTTAGTTGGTGGGGATATTAGCTTAGAAAGTGGTAAATTGGCTGCATCACAGGGACGAGTTGAACTAGGTAGTGTTAGTGGTGAAAGTCTAGTGAGTTTGCATCCCACAGCCAATGGTTGGTCTTTAGGATATGACGGTATAAATAATTTTGGTAACATTCAACTACTAACTGAGTCTAAGGTAAGTGCTGATAATGGTGGGGATATTTCTATTCGAGCCAACGATTTAACAGTGACAAATGGCTCTGCAATCTCAGCAAATACTTCTACTACAGCAAATGGTGGTCAAGTTACTATCCAAGCTAACAAAGTCGAAGTTAGTGGTGCATCGGCAAACGGTCAAATCTTCAGTACAATTGCTGCGACATCAACAGGAAGTGGCAATTCTGGAAACATAGAAATTACAACCAACAGGTTAATTACCAAAGAGGGTGGTGATGTGTCGGTGAAGACAGTTGACTCAGGGAAGGGAGGAAACCTCACCGTCAATGCTTCTGAGTCCATAGAACTGATTGGGACTGTATCTATTCCTAATAGTACCATTTTCAGTCGCAGTGGTTTTTTTGCTGCTACCGAAGGCATTGGAGACGGTGGTAATATCACAATTAATACTCCTCTGTTACAGGTGCTAGATGGTGCGCGGGTATCAGTTTCTACTCGCGGTGCAGGAAAAGACGGTATCACCGGAGGTAAGGGAGGTCTCTTAACCGTAAATGCAGCAATGATAGACCTCAGTGGTACGAGCGCTGATGGTAGATTTATCAGTGGTTTGTTTGCTTTGTCTGGAGAAGAAAGACCCAATATTAAAGAAACTGATGCTACAGGTAATGGGGGAAATATCAAGATTGAAACTAGTCAGTTAAATATTAGCAATGGAGCGGGATTATCAGCAGCCACTTTAGGTGTGGGCAAGGGCGGAAATATTACTGTACAAGCTGATACCATAAATATCACTGGAGCATCAACTATTAGTCAGAAGTTTAGCACCTTAGCTACTGACTCTCATGCTACAGGAAACTCAGGAGACATCAAGATTGATACCAAACAGTTAAGAGTGAGTGATGGAGCAGATGTTTCTGTAACAGCTTTTGGAGCAGGGCGTTCAGGAAACCTCACTGTCAATGCTACAGAGTCTATAGAACTCATTGGAGCTAGTGCTATTCCTAATAGTACCATTTTCAGTCGCAGTGGTTTTTTTGCTGCTACCGAAGGCATTGGAGACGGTGGTAATATCACAATTAATACTCCTCTGTTACAGGTGCTAGATGGTGCGCGGGTATCAGTTTCTACTCGCGGTGCAGGAAAAGACGGTATCACCGGAGGTAAGGGAGGTCTCTTAACCGTAAATGCAGCAATGATAGACCTCAGTGGTACGAGCGCTGATGGTAGATTTATCAGTGGTTTGTTTGCTTTGTCTGGAGAAGAAAGACCCAATATTAAAGAAACTGATGCTACAGGTAATGGGGGAAATATCAAGATTGAAACTAGTCAGTTAAATATTAGCAATGGAGCGGGATTATCAGCAGCCACTTTAGGTGTAGGCAAGGGCGGAAATATTACTGTACAAGCTGATACCATAAATATCGCTGGAGCATCAACTGTTAGTCAGAAGTTTAGCACCTTAGCTACTGACTCTCGTGCTACAGGAGACTCAGGCGACATCAAGATTGATACCAAACAGTTAAGAGTGAGTGATGGAGCAGATGTTTCTGTAACAGCTTTTGGAGCAGGGCGTTCAGGAAACCTCACTGTCAATGCTACAGAGTCTATAGAACTCATTGGAGCTAGTGCTATTCCTAATAGTACCATTTTCAGCCGCAGTGGTTTATTTGCTGCTACTGAAGGGATTAAAGACGGTGGATCTTTAACTGTGAATACATCTCTACTGATAGTTAAAGATGGTGCCAGAATTTCCGTATCCACTCGTGGTAAGGGTGAAAATGGCATCCCTGGAGGCAAGGGAGGTAACTTGATTGTTAATGCCAAAGAAATTGAACTGAGTGGTATAGGTAAGGTGCAACTGCTCCGCAATGGTCAGACCGAAACACGCACATTTCCCAGTGGATTGTTTGCGTTGTCTGGAGAGATCAGACCAAATATTGCAGACAATGAAGCTACGGGTGCAGGTGGTAACTTAGAAATTAACACTGACTTGTTAACTGTGCGAGATGGTGCAGAAGTATCAGTAACTGCCAAAGGTGCAGGAATAGCAGGAAACTTAGTTACAAAAGCCAATGGAATTAGATTGCAAGATGGCTCAATTATTGGTGCAACGGTGCAGGGTAGCGGCGCTAACATTACCTTAGAAGTTCGGGATTCTTTGCAACTAAGGGGTAACTCTCAAATCTCCACGACTGCTGGGGAAAATGGGGATGGAGGAAACATCAAAATCACCGCAGATACCCTGGCTATTCTAGAAAATAGTAGCATTAGCGCTGATGCTGGTAGACAAGGTGGTAATGTGCAAATTACAACCAAAGGAATTTTCTCCCTTCCAAATGCGATTACTGCCAGTTCTGCACAGGGAGCGCAATTTAGTGGCAATGTGTTAATAAATACTCCTGATATTCAACCGACTCAAGGGTTAATTGCTCCCCCTGAAAAATTTCTTAGTCCTGAAAATCAGGTAGCTTCAGCTTGTGCTTCGGAAAAAGGACAAAACCGCAGTCAATTTATTATTACTGGACGTGGTGGACTACCACCTGATCCCACAGAACCACTCAGTAGTGAAACGGTGAGGGTAAGTTCATCAAAATTGTCATCAGATCATAATTCTATAACTTCAGTACAGTTACCACAACCGGCGACGGGGTGGGGAGTTAATCACAAAGGTGAACTGATCTTAATTGCTAATACAGCAAATTTACCAGGTCAGAGTTCTCAAATACCCTCTGCTAATTGTCATGTCCATTAA
- a CDS encoding COP23 domain-containing protein yields the protein MTLKKSLFMGLTMVVMPTAIALTATPTFSQSNPTSKDLFQCGKIEGKRTTFAYNSKTTKKIPLIHWDSKYIESKDIKGDCDNAANKFNEYYNKGLNFNIVVDGNQSNRPISICLAKAVDGNCGSGEKLFSVKSEAKENLDKNLAQIVDAKLAKFKQKDLSDVVKGYRQMFYPEIQPRPFWQKIFS from the coding sequence ATGACACTTAAAAAATCATTGTTCATGGGTTTGACGATGGTAGTGATGCCTACAGCGATCGCACTTACAGCTACCCCAACCTTTAGTCAGTCCAATCCTACGAGTAAAGACTTATTTCAATGTGGCAAAATTGAAGGTAAACGAACCACCTTTGCTTATAATTCCAAAACAACGAAAAAAATACCGCTAATTCACTGGGATAGCAAGTATATCGAATCAAAGGATATTAAGGGAGATTGTGACAATGCAGCCAATAAATTCAACGAATATTACAATAAAGGACTAAATTTTAATATAGTAGTTGATGGCAATCAATCCAATCGTCCAATATCAATTTGCTTGGCTAAAGCTGTGGACGGTAATTGCGGTTCAGGAGAAAAATTGTTTTCGGTCAAATCAGAAGCTAAGGAAAATTTAGACAAAAATTTAGCTCAAATTGTAGATGCTAAGTTAGCTAAATTTAAGCAAAAGGATTTAAGCGATGTTGTTAAAGGATACAGACAAATGTTTTACCCCGAAATTCAACCAAGACCATTCTGGCAGAAAATATTTTCTTAG
- the recG gene encoding ATP-dependent DNA helicase RecG, with the protein MTNEIPDWIRLNKALAFEAEKGFIDLIGKQYRFSEFLCLTFGNFPTALPPKERPRWHQVGMEFANYPNLTLPERQHLVAEIRRYLNQLQQELETEETKINYESKNQHPTTPIVAEISKKLAPTLDKKLRDLPEIGIKKSDSLARLDLHTVRNLLFYYPRDHIDYARQVNISELEGGETVTIIATVKRFNFFTSPKNKKLSILELILKDNTGQIKVTRFYAGARFSSRGWQESLKRNYPVGSMLAACGLVKGGKYGLTLDNPELEVLANPGDPIDSLTIGRVVPIYALTEGVMANTVRQAVMTALTAAVNLKDPLPKGLREKYALMELKEAIPNIHFPKDSDSLKIARRRLVFDEFFYLQLGLLQRQKKAREIQTSAILAPTGKLLEQFDEILPFQLTGAQQRVVNEILTDLQKPVAMNRLVQGDVGSGKTVVAVIAILAAIQSGYQAALMAPTEVLAEQHYRKLVSWFNLLHLPVELLTGSTKVAKRREIHSQLETGELPLLVGTHALIQDKVNFQRLGLVVIDEQHRFGVQQRAKLQQKGEQPHVLTMTATPIPRTLALTVHGDLDVSQIDELPPGRQQIKTTMLSGQQRPQAYDLIRREVAQGRQVYIVLPLVEESEKLDLRSAVDEHQKLQESVFPDFQVGLLHGRMTSAEKEEAINKFRDNETQIIVSTTVIEVGVDVPNATVMLIEHAERFGLSQLHQLRGRVGRGAAQSYCLLMSSTRSPDAQQRLKVLEQSQDGFFISEMDMRFRGPGEVMGTRQSGVADFTLASLVEDEDILLLARQAAEKVIDMDASLARWPLMQDELRYRYERLMGGAILT; encoded by the coding sequence ATGACTAATGAAATACCCGATTGGATAAGATTAAATAAAGCCTTGGCGTTTGAGGCAGAAAAAGGCTTTATAGATTTAATAGGTAAGCAGTATCGCTTTAGTGAATTTCTGTGTTTGACTTTTGGTAATTTCCCAACTGCCTTACCACCAAAAGAAAGACCCCGCTGGCATCAAGTAGGAATGGAATTTGCCAACTATCCAAATTTAACATTACCAGAAAGACAACACTTAGTAGCAGAAATTAGAAGATATCTAAATCAACTTCAACAAGAACTAGAAACAGAAGAAACCAAAATAAATTACGAATCTAAAAACCAACATCCCACCACGCCAATTGTTGCCGAAATTAGTAAAAAATTAGCACCAACACTGGATAAAAAACTTAGAGATTTACCAGAAATTGGCATTAAAAAATCTGATAGTTTAGCGCGGTTGGATTTACATACTGTTCGGAATTTATTGTTTTATTATCCTCGTGATCATATTGATTATGCCCGTCAGGTGAATATTAGTGAATTAGAAGGGGGGGAAACAGTAACTATCATAGCGACCGTCAAAAGATTTAATTTTTTCACCAGTCCTAAAAATAAGAAGTTATCAATTTTAGAATTAATTTTAAAAGACAATACCGGACAAATTAAAGTTACCCGTTTTTACGCAGGTGCGCGTTTTAGTAGTCGTGGTTGGCAAGAAAGTTTAAAACGCAACTATCCTGTAGGTAGTATGTTGGCAGCTTGTGGATTAGTCAAAGGTGGTAAATATGGTTTAACTTTGGATAATCCAGAATTAGAAGTTTTGGCAAATCCAGGAGATCCTATTGATTCTTTAACTATTGGGCGAGTTGTCCCTATTTATGCCTTGACCGAAGGAGTAATGGCTAATACAGTCAGACAGGCTGTAATGACGGCTTTAACAGCAGCAGTGAATTTAAAAGATCCTTTGCCTAAAGGTTTACGAGAAAAATATGCTTTGATGGAATTGAAAGAGGCAATTCCTAATATTCATTTTCCCAAAGATAGTGACTCTTTAAAAATTGCCCGTCGTCGGTTAGTATTTGATGAATTTTTCTACTTACAACTTGGCTTACTGCAACGGCAAAAAAAAGCGCGAGAAATTCAAACCAGTGCCATACTTGCACCCACAGGCAAATTATTAGAACAATTCGACGAAATTCTCCCTTTTCAATTAACCGGCGCACAACAGAGAGTTGTGAATGAAATTCTCACCGATTTACAAAAACCTGTAGCTATGAATCGCTTAGTCCAAGGTGATGTTGGTTCAGGGAAAACTGTTGTTGCTGTTATTGCTATTTTGGCAGCAATTCAATCAGGTTATCAAGCGGCGTTAATGGCTCCTACGGAAGTATTAGCAGAACAACATTATCGTAAATTAGTAAGTTGGTTTAATCTCCTCCATTTACCAGTCGAATTATTAACAGGTTCGACAAAAGTAGCTAAAAGAAGAGAAATTCATTCCCAGTTAGAAACAGGTGAATTACCTTTATTGGTAGGAACACACGCCTTAATTCAAGATAAAGTTAATTTTCAACGTTTGGGTTTGGTTGTCATAGATGAACAGCATCGGTTTGGTGTACAACAAAGAGCAAAGTTACAGCAAAAAGGCGAACAACCTCATGTTTTAACGATGACGGCTACACCCATTCCTCGCACATTAGCATTAACTGTACATGGGGATTTAGATGTTAGTCAAATTGATGAATTACCACCAGGAAGACAACAAATTAAAACCACGATGTTAAGTGGACAACAACGTCCCCAAGCTTATGATTTAATCCGCCGAGAAGTTGCCCAAGGTAGACAAGTTTATATAGTTTTACCTTTGGTAGAAGAATCAGAAAAATTAGATTTGCGTTCGGCTGTAGATGAACATCAGAAGTTACAAGAAAGTGTGTTTCCTGATTTTCAAGTTGGGTTATTGCATGGACGCATGACTTCAGCCGAAAAAGAAGAAGCAATTAATAAATTTCGTGATAATGAAACTCAAATCATTGTTTCTACGACTGTGATTGAGGTGGGCGTGGATGTACCTAATGCCACCGTTATGCTGATTGAACACGCGGAAAGATTCGGTTTATCACAATTGCACCAATTGCGGGGGCGAGTGGGACGGGGTGCGGCGCAATCCTATTGTTTATTAATGAGTAGTACCAGAAGCCCTGATGCTCAACAACGTTTGAAGGTGTTGGAACAGTCCCAAGATGGGTTTTTTATCTCGGAAATGGATATGCGGTTTCGCGGTCCTGGGGAGGTGATGGGAACTCGTCAATCTGGTGTAGCAGATTTTACTTTAGCTAGTTTGGTGGAAGATGAGGACATTTTGCTGTTAGCGCGACAAGCAGCAGAAAAAGTGATTGATATGGATGCAAGTTTGGCGCGTTGGCCATTAATGCAGGATGAGTTAAGGTATAGGTATGAGCGGTTAATGGGGGGAGCAATTTTGACGTAA
- a CDS encoding PIN-like domain-containing protein → MRDLFPGYYQPTKEEFTELWKECVFSFDTNVLLHIYRYSPKTRKRLFDILQKLQERIWIPHQVVYEIHKNRLTVISDQSLAYKDIEIILEKNLTIGSLKEQLFKKYKRHPFIDIKQIIEEIEGAITKTKDDLQAAKQEHPDFQENDELWNQLIAIINGKVGYRIANIYHSTKLVYVYKRRTTKKTASYKRRASLAQNRTKTIQVK, encoded by the coding sequence ATGCGTGATTTATTCCCTGGCTATTATCAGCCTACAAAAGAAGAGTTTACTGAACTATGGAAGGAATGTGTTTTTTCTTTTGATACAAATGTTTTATTACATATTTATCGTTACTCTCCTAAAACAAGAAAAAGATTGTTTGATATTCTCCAAAAGCTTCAAGAAAGAATTTGGATTCCACATCAGGTAGTTTACGAGATTCATAAGAATCGCTTAACCGTAATATCTGATCAGTCATTAGCTTATAAAGACATCGAAATTATTTTAGAGAAGAATCTAACTATAGGCTCATTAAAAGAGCAGCTATTCAAGAAGTATAAAAGGCATCCTTTTATTGATATAAAGCAAATTATCGAAGAAATTGAAGGAGCTATTACTAAAACAAAAGATGATTTACAAGCTGCAAAGCAAGAACATCCTGATTTTCAAGAAAATGATGAACTGTGGAATCAATTAATAGCCATTATAAATGGTAAGGTCGGATATAGAATTGCAAATATTTACCACAGCACAAAGCTTGTCTATGTATACAAAAGGAGAACTACAAAGAAAACTGCAAGTTATAAAAGAAGAGCAAGCTTGGCTCAAAATAGAACTAAAACGATTCAAGTTAAATGA
- the uvrA gene encoding excinuclease ABC subunit UvrA: protein MSENLAASLNDVLPNAHNSQNTIRIRGARQHNLKNIDLELPRDRLIVFTGVSGSGKSSLAFDTIFAEGQRRYVESLSAYARQFLGQLDKPDVEAIEGLSPAISIDQKSTSHNPRSTVGTVTEIYDYLRLLYGRAGEPHCPMCDRSIAPQTIDQMCDRIMELPDRTRFQILAPVVRGKKGTHRKLISGLAAQGFVRIRVNGEVRELSDSIELDKNNTHTIELVIDRLVKKDGIQERLVDSLATCLKQSNGIATIEVLKDTLDKMALERPDSKYIATEAENQGISAQELPTEMVFSENFACPEHGAVMEELSPRLFSFNSPYGACPHCHGIGTLRRFSPELVVPNPDSPMYAAIAPWSEKENSYYLELLYAVGLNYGFELQTQWGKLTPEQQKVVLYGEEKRTTEAQRSQSFKGVIPILQRQYEGGTELVKQKLEEYLIDQPCEVCGGKRLKPEALAVKLGQYGILDFTSVSIRECRERIEKLKLSARQTQIADLVLREVKARLQFLLDVGLDYLTLDRPAMTLSGGEAQRIRLATQIGSGLTGVLYVLDEPSIGLHQRDNGKLLKTLTKLRDLGNTLIVVEHDEETIRAANYIVDIGPGAGIHGGNIISQGSFEDLLNAEASLTGAYLSGRRVITTPAKRREGNGRALTIRNAHRNNLQNIDVEIPLGKLVSVTGVSGSGKSTLINELLYPALQHHLLKKAPAPKDMDEIKGLNCVDKAIVIDQSPIGRTPRSNPATYTGVFDIIRDVFSQTVEAKTRGYKPGQFSFNVKGGRCEACSGQGVNVIEMNFLPDVYVQCEICKGARYNRETLQVKYKDKSISDVLNMTVEEALDFCQNIPKAVTRLQTLFDVGLGYVQLGQPATTLSGGEAQRVKLATELSRRATGKTLYLIDEPTTGLSFYDVHKLLDVLQRLVDKGNSILVIEHNLDVIRCSDWVIDLGPEGGDKGGELIAAGTPEEVAKNPRSYTGQYLQQVLAQYPAVG, encoded by the coding sequence AGCAATTGAAGGTTTAAGTCCGGCAATTTCCATTGACCAAAAATCAACTTCCCATAATCCCCGTTCAACTGTGGGGACGGTGACGGAAATTTATGATTATTTGCGATTGTTGTATGGTCGGGCGGGTGAACCTCATTGTCCCATGTGCGATCGCTCTATTGCCCCTCAGACCATTGACCAGATGTGCGATCGCATCATGGAACTTCCCGACCGTACCCGCTTCCAAATTTTAGCCCCTGTAGTCCGGGGAAAAAAGGGAACTCACCGTAAATTAATTTCTGGTTTAGCCGCCCAAGGATTTGTCCGCATTCGGGTAAATGGAGAGGTGCGAGAGCTATCAGATTCCATTGAGTTAGATAAAAATAACACACATACTATAGAACTGGTTATTGACAGATTAGTTAAGAAAGATGGTATTCAAGAGCGTTTGGTAGATTCTCTAGCAACTTGTCTTAAGCAATCTAACGGAATTGCCACAATTGAGGTATTAAAAGATACATTGGATAAGATGGCGCTAGAGCGACCTGATAGTAAGTATATAGCAACTGAGGCAGAAAATCAAGGTATTTCCGCACAAGAATTACCCACAGAAATGGTATTTTCGGAAAACTTTGCTTGTCCCGAACATGGTGCGGTAATGGAAGAATTATCGCCCCGATTGTTTTCTTTTAATTCCCCTTATGGTGCTTGTCCCCATTGTCATGGGATTGGGACTTTAAGAAGATTTTCCCCGGAATTGGTTGTCCCTAATCCAGATTCGCCCATGTATGCAGCGATCGCTCCTTGGTCAGAAAAGGAAAACTCCTATTATTTGGAGTTGTTATATGCTGTGGGGTTGAATTATGGCTTTGAGTTACAAACTCAATGGGGGAAGTTGACACCGGAACAGCAAAAAGTTGTCTTGTATGGGGAAGAGAAACGAACCACAGAGGCGCAGAGGTCGCAGAGTTTTAAGGGTGTAATTCCCATTTTACAAAGACAGTATGAAGGGGGAACGGAGTTAGTTAAACAGAAATTAGAAGAATATTTAATTGACCAACCCTGTGAAGTTTGTGGTGGGAAAAGATTAAAACCCGAAGCCTTAGCTGTGAAGTTGGGACAATATGGGATTTTAGATTTTACCAGTGTTTCCATTCGGGAATGTCGGGAAAGAATCGAAAAATTAAAATTGAGTGCTAGACAAACTCAAATAGCTGATTTAGTTCTCAGAGAAGTTAAAGCCAGATTACAATTTTTATTAGATGTTGGCTTAGATTATCTCACCTTAGATCGTCCCGCCATGACATTATCAGGTGGAGAAGCCCAACGCATTCGATTAGCCACACAAATCGGTTCAGGACTAACAGGAGTTCTTTACGTTTTAGATGAACCAAGCATTGGGTTACATCAAAGAGATAACGGAAAATTACTCAAAACATTAACCAAATTACGCGACTTAGGAAATACCTTAATAGTTGTGGAACATGATGAAGAAACTATCCGCGCTGCTAACTATATAGTTGATATTGGTCCCGGTGCAGGAATTCATGGGGGAAATATTATTTCCCAAGGCAGTTTTGAGGATTTACTCAACGCAGAAGCATCTTTAACTGGTGCTTACCTATCAGGAAGAAGAGTGATCACTACCCCAGCTAAAAGACGAGAAGGAAATGGCCGCGCCTTAACTATTAGAAATGCCCATCGTAACAACTTACAAAATATAGATGTAGAAATTCCCTTGGGAAAACTTGTCTCCGTTACAGGTGTTTCTGGTTCAGGAAAATCTACCTTAATTAACGAATTACTTTATCCAGCCTTACAACATCATTTACTGAAAAAAGCTCCCGCACCCAAAGACATGGATGAAATCAAGGGTTTAAACTGCGTTGATAAAGCCATTGTCATTGACCAATCACCCATTGGGAGAACTCCCCGTTCTAACCCTGCAACTTACACCGGAGTTTTCGATATTATTCGTGATGTCTTTTCCCAAACCGTAGAAGCCAAAACTAGAGGTTACAAACCTGGACAATTTTCTTTTAATGTCAAAGGTGGACGTTGCGAAGCTTGTAGTGGACAAGGTGTAAACGTTATCGAAATGAACTTTTTACCTGACGTTTATGTGCAATGTGAAATTTGCAAAGGTGCGAGATATAACCGGGAAACTCTCCAAGTTAAATATAAAGATAAATCAATTTCTGATGTTTTGAATATGACCGTTGAAGAAGCATTAGATTTTTGTCAAAACATTCCCAAAGCCGTAACTAGATTACAAACTCTATTTGATGTTGGTTTGGGTTACGTGCAATTAGGACAACCAGCCACAACCTTATCCGGTGGAGAAGCACAACGGGTGAAATTAGCCACAGAATTATCTCGACGTGCCACAGGAAAAACACTTTATTTAATTGATGAACCCACCACAGGTTTATCTTTTTATGATGTCCACAAATTGTTGGACGTTTTACAAAGATTGGTAGATAAAGGCAATTCAATTTTAGTGATTGAACATAATTTAGATGTAATTCGTTGTTCTGATTGGGTGATAGATTTAGGACCAGAAGGAGGAGATAAAGGCGGAGAACTGATTGCTGCGGGAACGCCAGAAGAAGTGGCAAAAAATCCGCGTTCTTATACTGGTCAATATTTACAGCAGGTATTAGCACAATATCCAGCAGTGGGGTGA